The window tattttttctgtcaaaattaatagaaaaagaCATGTGTCGTGTAGCGCACATGAttaggaaaaggataaaaaggAAATCTCGGTCAGCTTCTAGCAAAAGCCTCATCCCTTCCTGCATGCCAATTCCCTCCGGCCACTCCTCTCCAAGGCAAACTGTAttgtaaagaaaataaaggcaATGAATGCCTAGGCTAAAAGCTTAAAGCAGTGGGCCCCTAATGTCTCAATCTCGACCTACTGCCGACTACAAAGATACCCCATAAAGACAAGGAGGGAGCTCTCGATCCCTTAAATCCTCCTAGTCTCaattaggggtgtgcacgtATACCGAGTGTACCTAAAATCGGTTGGAACCTATCCGGCAGGATAGGATCCAAGTAActtgtattgaaaatagggtaggtcTGGGTATCAAAATAAGGAACCGGTGAAATTCGGTTTCGATTCCGGTTCCAACCTACAGGGTATTCAGAACCGAAATCGGAACCAGTATCTGGAACCGAATGgtaattactaaaaaaaaagaaaaaaagaaaagaaaaggtaaaattAGTCTCATTCTCTGTTAGTCTTAACAGAGTCGGGAAGATTGAAGACACAGGATAGGAAGAATCCTAAATCGCCTCTCGCCTCCGACTCTACCTCCTCTCGTTTCCGTCGGTCGCCTCTCGTCTCCTACTCTGAGTACTCTCCACTCCAGCTCCCCTCCGTTATCGTTCTTCTCGCCTCGGTTCACGTCCTGGTACGTTGTTTGGCGGGTGCGAAGCTCATCCCGCCCTCATTGCTTTCGCGGCTGCCTGCCTCCCTTTCCCTCTCTTCCGCTCTTCGCCATCCCTCTTCTCATTATTGTTGACATCCGATCTCTGCAACCGCAACCTCTTACGGCATCCGCTCCGCATTGCCCAGCTGAAATGAAAGAGGTGAGAGTTTTCATTTCTAGGGTTTCCTAATTTTGTCGACTTCCTCTTGCTTGGTTGATTTCCGATTAATTGTCCCCTCTAACGGTGATGGAACCAAATCTCGTTGGGTTTCTACTGCCCCCTTACCTCCACTCTTGTCTCGGTCCTTGCTTGTGCCTTAATCCCGCTTCTGATTTAATTTGAGGTATTGGGATCTCAAATTTGTCTCGATCTTGCTGGACTTCATGATCTTGGTCCTTTGCCGGTAAATAATGCAGTTAATTGCTCGAATTTGTAATGAGAAGTACGATGACAGGTAGCTTTTTCTGCAATTGATTCCTTGAATGTTCCTGAGCTGGTTTGTGGAAAATAGGTATTGATTATGGTTTTATCTTctttaaatatcgaaaaacaATTCCGTAGGGGGGTCACACGTTGTTGATTCAAATAATTTGcggtgattactgattatgggtgagatatttttagtttttatttagcgatataaaaaaatttacaggttccaaagGACATctggaacctgtggtataaaataggttccgggtaggttccaGTTCCaagattcaacagggtagggtccggttcaAAAATCTTGGAATCAGTCCCTTAAAgagtagggtccgggtatcgtgaaaaaaatagGGTACGATCACCCCTAGTCTCAGTAATCTAAAGCAGATttctcaaagaaaaaaaatctacaaTAGAGCAAAATAAAGGAGCCATGAGCGGTATCCTACGCTAAAGGGCTCAGCTAGCACACTAAAAACTACAACAAAAAGAGATCCTTGCCGCCAAAGAAGGAAGCCATCTCCGTCAACTCTGGAGCGGTGCCGTTGGCAATGGAGCTCGGAGTACGGCCAAACTCAGATGATGCGTTTTCGTAAGTCAGCAAACTGGGTAGAAGCATTTTGTCGGCCAAGGTGGACATGGAAAAAGCGTTTGATGGAATTGAGTGGCCTCTTTTGATGTGAAATCATGAAGAACCTTGCTTTTCATATTATAGTCTCATTAACGGGAGCTCTTTTGGCTTTTATAAGCACTCTCATGGTATCTGCCAAGGTGACCTCTTTCGCAATTCCTCTTTTTGTTGTCCTGCACTGAAGCTCTACCTTGCTTAATCTCTCGGGAATAAAATCTGGGCAACCATTAAAGGGATCAAAATCAGTCGTGGCTGTTGGGTTTCTTACTCATCTCTTATTTGCTAGTGatctttttttcggttaaGCTCGTGGCttaatacaaaaaaatgaaaaggaaatttaaataaaggggcacgggtAGTCCCATTGATGATAATCGAATCAAGAATCTCTAGGTTAACAGGTGAGGCTGTTAGTCATTGCACTAAACTCTTTTTCTCGCTAgtgatctttcttttttttttcctctttgctgagcaaaattttcaaaagatttttttaatatcctTAGAACTCACCAAGCCTGGACGCACAGAGAAGCTCGAGAGGCAATGGCAGCAGAAGGAAACTGGATAGTCAAATTCAATGAGGAGGATCTCAGGAGCATGCCTGGTGCAGATTGAGAAGCAGAATGCTGGAAGAAGCGGCCAATATACAAAGTGCTGGCCCATCACACGGATATAAACCTGAAAGCTTACTGGCCGCATGGCGTCTCTTTTGGCCCTTACCACCATTACAAGGACCACCTGAAGCTCATGGAGGAGCACAAGGTCCGCGCCCTCCACCACTTCATCAAGAGGTCGAAGCAGCCGTTCGAGCTCTTTGTCGGTGCTGTACGAGAGGTGCTGCATGATCTAATGTTCTGTTACGGCCCGCTTGATCAGAAGTGGCATGATGACAAAGACGCCTTCCTGCAGCTTATGATTCTCGATGGGTGTTTCATGCTGGAAATACTACGTTCTGGGACCCACACTGTCAATGATTATGCCCGGAACGACCCGATATTTAGTAACCACGGGAAGGTCTATAATTATGCCTTACATACAATGGAACATGATGATGCTCGAGAATTAACTACCGATGTTGGTGCTGGACAACCTCCTTGCCGTTGAAAGTGAAACTGATCTCTCAAAGGTTAGGCCAGTCGGTACCtctcttttcttgtttttaaTGCGTTGGAGAACACAAAACAGTTCTCATGATGAACTCCGCAGCAACTGTGTCCTGTCTAAACTGAACAGATGGAAGCTTCAGGTGGAATCCTTTttcgaatttggaattttagGTAAGGATTTGAGATTGTTTTGCTTCGGTGCAGGACAAAGAGTTCGTTGACAAGCTTGTACTCAAGTTCTGCTGTCCTGGCATGCCAATCATGAAGATGGGCAAGTGCCTGCACGTTCTGGACCTCTTCAGGAAGATCCTCCTTCACGAAGGCCCAAGAAAGGAGACCCTCCGAAGCAAGTTGGTGTGGCACGAAAGGGTTGGGACGAGATAATCCGGTCAGCCGCAGAGCTCATTGAGGCAGATATCTCGTTCAAGAAGAGCAAGACCGCGAGCTTGAAGGACATCCCGTTTGTGAAGGGGTACTGAGGCTCCCTGTTATAGTCATGGATGATACGACTGAATCCATCTTTCTCAACCTCATTGCATTTGAGCGCTTCCTTGTTGGGGCTGGGAATGAGGTAACCATCTTATTCTTAAATATCACCCAAATCCATGTTAATATCACAATCACAGCCGATAGCCCAATATGATAAGATTAGGAGAACTGTTTTGTTTCTAGCTCCGACTCGTTCGCTACTGACATTCTTAATTCTGTGTCTCATCTGTATCAGGTTACCTCGTATGTATTATTCATGGACGACATAATTAAAGACAGCGAGAGGTACGTTGCCCTGCTCCACTTCAGGGGCATCATATACAGCAGCGCAATCGGGAGTGACAGGGCAGTGGCTGAGCAGTTCAACTCCCTGGCAAAGGACCTCACGCTCGATCCTGAAAGCAGCCTTGATGTGGTTGAAAAGAAGGTCATTGACTGCGGCAATAAGCCCTGGAACGTGTGGAGGGCCTACATCAACCCCACCTAATTCAGGAACCCATAGGCCATCCTGTCCTCATATGCCGCCGCCGTCCTCTTCATGCTAACAATCGTTCGGACCGTCTACTCTATACTTCAGTTCTATCAACCAAAGGCAGAATTAGTCTTCTCCGCAATACCATTGACAATTGTATTTTGTTAGTTGAAGCAACTCGGCAAagatttttctgttttctttatttttttcttctttttgcaATTATTTTCCCGATGATGTTCGTTTGCCTTTTGATTGGATTGAGATTCAGGTCGTGTCAGTTGATACATGACCAACCTAATAAAGAGGCAACTCACTTCCACATGGATGCAGACTACCTCGAATACCAGATTTTCCATCAGAAAGGAGTGAAAAACTTGACTTCTCTATCTGAACATCTTTGTTCTCAAATAGAGATTCTCAATTCAAATATCACTTCTCATAGTTTAGCCAATCGTTCAGCATTAGAAGAACCAAGCATTAGAATAAATGCAGTGCAGCCACAATTCAAGGCTTCACGAGCCGCTGCAATCGGTTAGTAGCTCCGTTGAATCTCTGATGAGATGCAATCCGATAGCACAGGCAATAACTGAGGAGGTCGTCTGCTCAACTCGAGGAGGTCGTTTGCTCCTTCAACCCATTCCAACTCGAATCAGACTCAACTGCCGTACACATGAGCCATCAGGGTCATCGTACTAAGGTTGTGTTTGTTTGGaattaaaatttcagcacTTCATTTAGGTGTTGAAATTTTAATagcatttatttattctagTAAGTGCTTTAGTGATTAAGTCAAAATTAATTGGTGATTATTCACATGCCAGccgttattttcttttcttttcacttgTGCCTCAACCTttcaatattaaattattttgaacaatttctgaaaataaaagagttgaaagaaaaaaaaaaaagaaaaaaagaaaagggaacaATCGAGAGATGCAAAGGGAGATCGGAGTGTCACATGCAACCTCGTTGGGGGCAGTGGGGCCCGATGATGGCCCCCCACCTCTCCGATTTCccccctcttctctctctcttctcaatTTTGAAGAGAGAAGGGAGATCACCAGAGCTTTGACGGTCGCCGGCGACTTCGTCGGGGTGGTGAGGGCCAACGATGGAGCCCCCACCACTCTGATTTCCCCTCTCTACCTCACTATTCGaaatgaagaagagagagggggatttcaggcgaggccGCTAGCGACCTGGAGTGGGCGGTGGTGACTGAAATCGAAAACCATCACAGTAGAATCCTTGAAGATCATCGACAAGAGATTAGAGGCTGCAAGGACGTACATTGTCAAGGCATGCTCCCCCAGCCACTCTAGTATCGTGGTGGTGCGCCTGACTCCAATCATATCAACCTGTTGAAAATCATTTTCCAGGAATGTAGAATCAAGATTTATCCagaaacataaaaataaaacgtATTGCTGGGGgttaatatatatgagaaGATAGCCGACCATCAGGCAAATTATCACGAAGAGCTTTGCTGTTATTGCTGTCCGAACTGCAGAATAAGAGGAACAGAACAACACCGAAGAAGTGCAGAGACAAGAAGACACCCACTCCCAGTGGAAAGGGAAACTCGATCCTTTTGATCCTGGTTGATTGTGGCAGCAAAACGCGAGATTAAATTGTGAAGAACGGCTTCCTGACTAGAATAACGGCACAATTGCGGAACATAAGCGAAGATCAACAAAGCAGGTAACCACCGCCATTACTGATCTACAAGAAGAAAGCACAATATCTTTTATGAACATTCgagaataaattttatttgacaaATGGaatcttattttttttgtcacatAAGGTTTCATAATGACCGGATAAAAAGATGATAAAAACTGCGAGTAACTACTAATCTAACCTTAGAAGTCCTTCAGGATCGAAAGGAGCATATGTTGGTCGTTTATACAAACGGTGATTACCCAATAGCTTTCAGTCAATCATCCCAATGGCATTACAAGCTGGTCCAGTGCGTCAACCCGAACACCACATTTCACCTTTAAAAACACAATTATGATTCTCTAGTTTCTCAGCGTCCCAAATTCGTCATGCAACAAATTCGTTGAGGCAGCATATGTCAGTAAGAAATGAAGATCTTTACGTCGCCGGACAAAGATAATTGTAGAGGATAAGCAAGCAACCATCAAGTTAATGCATGCCTGTTGTATTCTGATTGTTCTGATTCACGCAACATCTACTTACTCAAAAATGTTAGATAACGAAGAGGGTGGAGGTGAGCACCTATGCATAAGAGATCATTGCGCAATGAGCTTTATTACATATTCAGTAACTACGAACAAACTCTCTCCTAGGAGCTGCTCCAGCTCCTAGGAGTGCCAAATGTATATAATAAGGTaacttgaagaaaaatgatctAAAAGAAACAGCTTAACTGCCCCAAAACTGTCACTTTGGTCCCGTATGATGTTGTGAATGACTCGAAGGGCAGATACTGATTTATGTGCTTGTATCCCTAGCaagcttctttttcttttgttctggGATTTTACATCTAGTGCGTGCTTTCCCTGCATTATGAGGAACGACATTGCACTTTATTGTTTTATAATCATATTACGTTCTCAATCCATTTTTTGATCACTCAAACCTAAATTTATGGTTAGTTCATTGAAAATAggttcaattcaaattttgcGATAAATCCTTTCGGGAGGAGTTTGATGAGGGAATATTTCTTTGAGTGAATTTAAAGTGAGGTTTCACATTGCAAGAAAAAAGAGTTGTCGGTACTTATTGAGGAAAAAGAGTATCCTTCCTTTTGTTCAACTTGCAAAAATGGGTGATTGCATACCTTGAGACCGAGTAAAGGGATATGCAAAACCTCTCTCTCTACTTTACCTCCGATCCGATAAGCAGTACTTAAATGGGACGATTCCGCGTTGCCATCTCATACCCTGTTGGAGAAGCACAGAGAAGCACGAGATCAGGCCATGGCAGCGGAAGCGGACTGGATAGTCGAAGTCAAACAAGCTCTCCGTGGCATGCCTACTGCGGATGCAGAAGGAGAATACTGGAAGAAGCGGTCAATATACAAAGTTCCTGCCTGTGTCACGGATATAAACCGGAAAGCTTACTGGCCTCAGGCTGTCTCATTCGGCCCTTACCACCATGACAAGGAGCACCTGAAGCCCATGGAGGAGCACAAGGTCCGTGCAACCCTCCACTTCCTCAAGAGGTCGAAGAAGCCATTCGAGCTCTTTGTTGGGGCTGTATCTGAGGTGCTGCACGATCTAATGGCCTGTTACTACCCGCTTGATCAGAAGTGGCATGATGACACAGACGCCTTCCTGCAGCTTATGATTCTCGATGGGTGTTTCATGCTGGAAATCCTATGTACCGGGACCCAGACTGTCAATGATTATGCCCCGAACGACCCGATATTTAGTAACCACGGGAAGGTCTATATTATGCCTTACATACAAAGGGACATGCTGATGCTCGAGAATCAACTGCCGATGCTGGTCTTGGACAAGCTTCTTGCCGTTGAAAGTGAAACTGATCTCTTAAAGGTTAGGCCAGTCCGTACCTTTCTCTGTTCTTGTTTTTGATGTGTTAAGAGAACACAAAACAGTTCTCATGATGAACTCCGCAGCAACTGTGTCCTGTCTAAATCGATGAGATGGAAGCTTGAGTTTGGAATTTCAGGGAAGGATTTGAGATTGTTTTGCTTCGGTGCAGGACAAAGAGTTCATCAACAAGCTTATACTCAAGTTCTACTGTCCTGGCATGCCAATCATGAAGATGGGCAAGTGCCTGCACGTTCTGGACGTCTTCAGGAAGAGCCTCCTTCACGAGGGCCCGAGCAAGAAGACCCGCCGACGCAAGTCGGATATGGCACGAAAGGGTGGGGACGAGATAATCCGGTCAGCCACAGAGCTCGATGAGGCAGGTATCTCGTTCAAGAAGAGCAAGAGCGCGAGCTTGAAGGACATCTCGTTCAGTGGAGGGGTATTGAGTCTCCCTGTCGTAGTTGTGGATGACACGACCGAGTCCATGTTCCTCAACCTCATTGCCTTTGAGCGCTTCCATGTTGGGGCTGGGAACGAGGTGATGATCTTATTCTTATATAACTATTATTCTACGTTTCCGTTAGAGAACATACAGCTGGGGTGAACCGACTATTCACCCAAATCCATGTTTATTTCCCAACCATAACCAATGGCCCGATATGATTAGATTAGAACTGTTGTTTTCTAGCTCCAAATCATTCGCTACTGGGATTCTAAATTTTGTGTTTTGTCTGCATCAGGTTACCTCGTACATATTCTTCATGGACAACATCATAGACAACGAGAGGGACGTTGCCCTGCTCCACTCCAGGGGCATCATACAGAATGCGATCGGGAGCGACAAGGCAGTAGCTAAGCTATTCAACTCCCTGTCAAAGGACGTCACACTCGACCCTGAGAGCAGCCTCGACATGGTTCACAAGAAGGTCAGCGACTACTGTAAGAAGCCCTGGAACATGTGGAGGGCCAACCTCATCCACACCTACTTCAGGAATCCATGGGCCATCCTGTCCTTAGTCGCTGCCATCTTCCTCTTTGCGCTGACTATCGTTCAGACCATCTACTCCATACTCGATTTCTACCAGAATTAGTCTTCTACCAAAGACTTTCGACTATTGTGTATTGAGTTGAAGCAGATCCGTGTACATTCTTCTATGTTCTTtgtatttcttcttttttgcaaTTATTTTCCTGAGGGTGGTCGTTTGCCTTTTGATTGGATTAAGATTCAGGTCCTGTCAGTTGATACATGACAAAAAGCTTGTTGTTCCGAAGACGTCCAAACATGATTAGAATtatgagaaatcaacaaataaCGACACCAAATATACGAGGTAAAATCCTCAAAGCGAGACTGAGCGAAAGTATCCACTAGAtcgaaaaatcgaaaattacAACTGAGTTATCACTCGTGTTTTCTATGCCCCCTGACCAACCCAAAACTCATCGAGAATAGTCTTTCCCAACCTCTCAATTCTCTCACCTTTCTCACTCTAAAACTCCAGAGTTACAAAGAAAACATTCTCGAGAAAATTCTCGTAAAATCTCACCCATCACTCACCGTAGTATCTTTGAGTATAAGACTCactctctatatataaatacaagaCCCCCATATCTCAAAGATATCCTAAATCCCTCTAGagtaatttttcctttcagatatatagatattttccattttaaatAATCTAAAGTATCCTAGAAATATCCATAATATCTCCTGGGAATATTGCACTACTCAAATATTCAAAAGATACAGCGAAATTCctagaaaataagaaagataTTGTCCATTCCTCTTTTCGACCAATCTCATCACCTCCTATCGGATTTTTGATTCTTCAGGTCTTTCAAGTTTAATGCGAGACATCTCCAACAAATCTCCACCTTGACTCTCATTCAGCCAAGCATGATCAGCTTCCACTTGACTGCTCTATCATAGCCCCTACCATGCTCCACCTCACCTTGCATGAGTACCGCTCCAATCCAAGCCACCCTTGGACTGCTTCGAGGTGTCGGGCTTCCACAACTTTTCTTTTGTGCACCCTTCAAAGATGACTCCTCTACAAGTCATATTCTTGACTTCAGCATTGCCCGAGACCACCAACTCCGCAAGCCCGAAGTAATCTCGCAATCTCAAATGTTTTCTCTACCCGTCTCTTGTTCATGAACTGTTCCATAAATAATATTGCATCCCCTCAGACATTCCCATATGAACATCTTCTACCCTCACAGGTTGAGTCTGAGGAGTTTGCGGGTCTTATACCATGAACTCCACCTTCTTCACAGGTTTCGCCACGTGTCCTCGGCTCCGGCTCTTACACTGCTTCACCAAAGCAACTTTATCAAAAGCAATAACTCGATTGACAAGGAATTTCAAGGACTTACTGATCAAGTGCAATGACCTGCACCCATCCATCTTGTCAAGGCTGAGATCACCCAAGTGCTTTTCTTCTGGAGTTGACCTCTTGAACGCTGTCGTAGTATCGATAATTATCCATGTTAAGGTGCTGAAGAAAAGTGCTTGGACGATTAATATGGACAATTATGTCACCTTAATATGGACAATTATGTGTCCAACTCCAAAGTGAAGACCAACAAAGCAAGTAAACCACCGCCATGTCTGagctatatataaattattctcGACTCCACAGCTTTTCAATGATTATGTCACAAACTACTTACTGtttcaaaaaaaatgttaGAAAATGAAATTGCGTAACTCAATCTTAATATACCATCCTTTCACATTATAAACTTAgcttatttatctattttcatGTTATTACGATTACTTTATTTCATCTAGGTCTTTTGAGATACATATTAGtaacaaagaagaagaaactccCGCCCCTCCTAGATAGGAGCTGCTCCTGCATGCCCGGAACTGTCACTCTGATCCCGTACGATCGATGTTGTCAAAGACTTGAAGGGCAGATACTGATTTTGTACTTTGCTTGTATCCATAGCTAGCTAGCTTCTtctaatttctttaatttgtttagggattctatatatatctagcTATTGCGTGTGCTTTCCCAGCACAGCAATATGACAAGGAACCACGTTTGCACTTTTTTGTTCTAATCAAGTCTATATATGTTCTCGATCCATTTTTCAATCATACTCGTACCTAAATTCGTCATTCGCTCATGGAAGCTCGGTTCGACTTGAAAATTGCGGTAAATCCTTTCTGAGAGGAGTTTGATGATTGAGGGGATATTTCTATGAGTGAATTTAAAGTGAGTTTTCACATTGCAAGAAAAAGAGTTGTCAGTGCGAATTCAGCAAAGAGAGTAGCTCTGTTTCTACTGGCAAAAACATGTGATTgcattgcatatatatatatatacacatacacacacacacacatatatatatattcagacCAAGGAAAGGGATTATTCAAGAACCTCCATTTTTACTTATCCTCCGATAGTAAAAGGTACAAAAACAGGAACGCGGTTCTGCATTGCGGTCTCATACCAGCCGAGTGAAGCAGAAACATGGAACTGGAAGATGCGGTCCATATACAAATTGCCAGCCCGTGTCACGAATAGAAACTAAAAGCTTACTGCCCTCATGCCATCTCTTTCAGCCCTTACACCATGACGAGGAACACCTGAAGCCCATGGAGTAGCACAAGGTCTGCGCCCTCCTCCAGTTCGTCCATAGGTCGAAGAAGCCGTTCAAGCATTTCATCACGGCTGTACGCGAGGTGCTGCTCGATCTAATGGCCTGTTATGACCCGCTTGATCACAAGTGGCATGATGACTCGAATGCATTCCTGCAGCTTATGATTCTCGATAGGTGTTTCATGCTAGAGATCCTACGTACCGGGATGCAAAAAGTCGATGATTATGCTCCAAATGACCCAATCTTTAGTGACCACGGGAAGCTCTATATTATGCCTTACATAGGGACATGCAAATGCTCGAGAATCAACTGCCATTGTTGGTGCTGGACAAGCTCCTTGCTGTCGAAACTGAAACTGATCTCTTAGAGGTTAGGCCAGTCGGTAGCTTTCTCTGTTCTTGCTTTTAATGTGTTAAGAGAACACAAAACATTTCTCATGATGAACCCCGCAGCGACTGTGTCCTAATGAAACTGAAGAGATAGAAGAGTTAGGTTGAATCCATTTCGAGTTTGAAATTTCAGGAAAAGTTTCGAGCCTGTTTTCCTTCGTGCAGGACAGAGTACGTCAACAGGCTTATCCTCGAGTTCTGCTGTCCCAGCATACCTCTCTTCATGAAGATAGGCAAGTGCCTGCACATTCTGGACGTCCTCAGGAGGAGCCTCCTTGGCAAGGGCCTGAGCAGGAGGACCCGCCTGAGCAAGCCACAGGTGGCACTAGCATGAGAGGATGGGGCCAAGATACTCCCCTCGGCTACAGAGCTCAAGGATGCAGGTATCAGGCTCGAGAAGAGCAAGACCTGGAGCTTGAAGGACATCTGGTTCATTGAAGGTGTTCTGAGCCTCCCCGTCATAGTTGTAAATGATACAACCGAGTCCGTGTTTCTCAACTTCATTGCGTTTGAGCAGTTCCATGTCAGGGCAGGGAATGAGGTGATAATCTCTCATTCTTATATAATCATTGTACTACTTTTTCAATAAATAACATAgatctgggtgaatcagctaCTTACCCTAATCCATGTTTACCTCACAACCATAGCCGATAGCTCGATATGGTTAGATTAGGAGAACCTCTGTGAGAAACACTAGCTCCAACTAATTATTCGCTTCTGAAATTCCAAATATTGAGTCTCATCTGCATCAGGTTACCTCATATATATTCTTCATGGACGACATCATAGACAATGAGGGACGTTGCCCCGCTCCTGTCCTGGGGCATCATACAGAATGAAATCGGGAGTGACAAGGCAGTGGCTAAGCTGTTCAACTCCCTGTCAAAGGACATCATCATGCTCAATCCTGATCGCATCTTCAACGTGGTTCACAAGAAGGTCAGCATCTACTGCTGGAATCCCTTTAACCTTAGGTGGGCCAACATCAATCACACCTACTTCAGGAACGCAAGGGCCACCCTGTCCTCATATGCCGCCATCTTCCTCTTCATACTAACAATCGTGCAGACCGTTTATTCTGTACTTCACTTCTACCAGCCACAGGCACAAATTAGTCTTCTACCCCAGACCTTCCACTATCGAATATTATGTGAATCAAAGCAGATTGCCGcagatttttctattttctttatttttcatctCCTTGCAGTTATCTTTCCAATGATGATGGTTTGCCTTTTGGTTGAATTCATGACCAACCTAGTAAAGAAACAACTCACATTCCACATTGATGCAGACAATCAACCAGATTTTCCACCATAAAAGAGCAAAATACTTGaccccttttttttatccGAACAAAGTTGTTCTCGAATaaagatttttaatttaaatattacttGCTCAATAGTTTTGCCAATCGTCCAGCATTAGAAGAACAAAGCACGATGGTGCCTTTGTATAAGTGCAGCCACAATTTAAGCCTTCATGAGCTGCTGCAATCGGTTAGTAGCTCTGTAAAATATCTGAAGGAACAATATCCGATGGCATACACTATAACTGAGCTGTtcgtctaatccttcaaccgaTTCCAACTCCAATCAGACTCAACTGCCATACAAGAGAACTGCGTGAGTCATCAGGATCATCGACTTAGGAATGAGTATTTCAATGATTCAAATATACCTCGAAATGGAGGGAAAGGGGAAAACAGGGAAGGTCAATTAAAACATACAACGTTGTTCCGAGGATTATCCCAATAGAATCCTTGAAGGATTATCGGTAAGAGATTAGAGGCTGCAAGGACATAGATTGTCAAAGCATGCTTCCCCATCCACTCTAGTATCGTGGTGGCGCGCCTGACTCCGATCACATCAACCTGTTAAAAATCAGTTGTCCAGGAATATAGAATTAAGATTTATCCAtgaatgtaaaataaaatgtattaCTGGGGTTTAATAATATAACAAGATAGCCGACCATCAGGTAAATTGTCGTGAAGAGTATTCCAGCAGCGCCAGCAGTTACACACATGTAACTGAACGTGTAAAGAGCTTTGTTCACGGGCATCCCTGAAAATGAGCAAACAGATGAAGTTCAATCATAAGAATTATTACACTGTTATTGGAACTGCAGGTTAAGAGGAACAGGACAACACCGAAGAAGTCCATAGCAAGGCCGACAGCTACAAGACAAGAAGACGCCACCCCCCAGTGGGAAACTCGATCCCTGTGATCCTGATTGTTGCAGCAAAATAAAAGATTAAGATTGGTGCATAAGAGCTTTTTACTAGAAGTACAGTACAATTGCAGAACATAAGATAATTTATCTCACCTTAACATGGACGATTACGTGTCCAAAGTGAAGACCAACAAAGCAAGTAAC of the Punica granatum isolate Tunisia-2019 chromosome 6, ASM765513v2, whole genome shotgun sequence genome contains:
- the LOC116212036 gene encoding UPF0481 protein At3g47200-like, which translates into the protein MAAEADWIVEVKQALRGMPTADAEGEYWKKRSIYKVPACVTDINRKAYWPQAVSFGPYHHDKEHLKPMEEHKVRATLHFLKRSKKPFELFVGAVSEVLHDLMACYYPLDQKWHDDTDAFLQLMILDGCFMLEILCTGTQTVNDYAPNDPIFSNHGKVYIMPYIQRDMLMLENQLPMLVLDKLLAVESETDLLKDKEFINKLILKFYCPGMPIMKMGKCLHVLDVFRKSLLHEGPSKKTRRRKSDMARKGGDEIIRSATELDEAGISFKKSKSASLKDISFSGGVLSLPVVVVDDTTESMFLNLIAFERFHVGAGNEVTSYIFFMDNIIDNERDVALLHSRGIIQNAIGSDKAVAKLFNSLSKDVTLDPESSLDMVHKKVSDYCKKPWNMWRANLIHTYFRNPWAILSLVAAIFLFALTIVQTIYSILDFYQN